In the genome of uncultured Sphaerochaeta sp., the window TGAAGAAAGTGTTGAACGTTTCCATATTGCCACTATACTACACTTTTTTCTCTGCTTCCATTGCAGCTACCTGCTCCAAGGTACCGGATTTGTACAGCTCGATGCCTGCCAGTTTGCTTTCATCAGAGTAGATCATGCTCCCCGAGCGATCGGTTATGGTCAGGCTGATCAATCCGTCCACACTTTCGACGATTTTCTCGTCCATCGCCCCGTTTCGTGGCGATGCAAGGTGTGACCCGCTTCCCATCCGGGCGGTGAAGGTGAAGAGCTTGCCCCCCTTTTCGATCACCACCTTCGCTTCCTCGTCTGAGCTGTGAAGGGATCTGATCTTGGAAGAGGTGTAGGTGCCCAGGCGGATGAGTTCGTCACCCAGTTGCACGAAGCCCAGAAACCCGGTGAATCGCAACCCCAGGTAGGGGATGCGTGCGATGCTGAGCATGACCGAGGTCTTCGGATCGGCAAAACAGTTGGCCTGCATCCAGATATACGCTTTGGGAAAGCTCTTGCCCCAATCCTTTTCCACGTAGACCTTGCTGCTGTTGATGGGCACCGTTCGGTTGTTCAGTCTGAGGCTGCCTTCCGCTGAGCCTCTGGTTGCTACCACACCATGCTTGCATTCCATGGCAGGCAGATAGGCGAACCAACCCATGACACCGACACTGGACACGGTGACAGGGAACGGTTGCAGGTCGATCAGATGGAGGTTTGCCTCCAAGTCCAGATCGCTCTGATGCAGCGAGAGGGTGATGGAGCTCCTGCTGAAGTGGTTGTTGCCGACAGTGACGGAAAAGCCCTTTTTCCCTGCCTGAAACGAATCAAGCGGGAACCGTACATACCAGCTTCGCCTTTCTTTGCTGCTGATGACCTGGATGAATGCATGGCTGTCAACGCCCAGGGCAATGCCAGGTATGATGGCAACGACCTCGTTGTGTGGTTCGTCGATGGCAAGTTTGAAATACCAACCTTCAAAGTAGTGAAGCAGATCGGCAGAGCCTTGGAAGCGCTCTGGATGGTAGAGGTTCGGCATCGTATGGTGTCCCCCTATGGCCTTTTTCAGATGGTAGCAGACTAGACAGTTCTGTCATATGTGTAAGGGTAGCGAAAAGGTAAAAATTATGGAGAAAGTGTGGTTCTACACGGCGACCTTTTTTTGTGTTGGTGCTACACTGCGCCTGACGATCTGTGAGAGTCGAAAGGACCGCTGGTTTGATCGTCAAGGATGATTTTTTATGGGACAGTTCAATACTAACGAGCATGTTATTATTGATGATGTCGAGCCTCCGCTTATACGGAGAGGTGAACCTTCCGGCTCACCACAACCCCATCACCAAGACAGTTGTCTCCCAGACGCCCAGTATCCTCTGGAAGGCAGGATCGAACAGTTCAGGAACCACCATTTTCCGGACGCGACTGATGCGATGTGGAATGACTGGCATTGGCAGCTCTTCCATCGGGTCACCACCTATCAGGATCTCTGTCGGTATCTGGAACCGACCGAAGAAGAAAAACTGGCACTCAGCCAGGCAAGTACGCTTTTTCCCTTCTCCGTTACCCCCTACTACCTAAGTCTCATCGATCCGACAGATACCCAAGGAGCTCTGCGCAAGTGTGTCATTCCTTCCATACTGGAAGCTGACAAGACGAGCGGCGAGAGTGATGATCCTCTTTCCGAGGAACACACCACCAAGGTCCAGGGTTTGGTCCATCGGTATCCTGACCGGGTTCTCTTTCTTACCACAAGCTTTTGCAGCACCTACTGCCGTTACTGCACCCGATCACGTATGGTCGGAGGGCATACGGAGAATCTGCTCAAGCACTGGGAGGAGGCTCTCTCTTATATAGAAGAACATACAGAAGTGAGGGATGTGCTCATCAGTGGCGGCGATCCGCTTACACTCTCCGATGACAAGCTCTCCTACCTGCTCGGCCGTCTGGGTGCCATCGACCATGTGGAGATGGTGAGAATCGGGACAAAGGTGCCGATGGTCATGCCCCAGCGTATCACCGAAGAGTTGCTTGCAGTGCTCAAGACGTGCAAGCCGCTCTATATCAGCATCCATGCAACACATCCGGACGAGATGACAAAGGAAGCGGCCAAGGCTTGTGATGCACTTGCGGATGCAGGTGTGGTCCTCGGAAGCCAGACCGTTCTGCTCAAGGGTGTGAATGATTCGGCTGAGACGCTGAAGACGCTGTTCCACAAGCTGCTCCGTCACCGGGTGAGACCCTACTACCTCTATCAGTGCGACCCCATCTCGGGCTCCGCACACTTCAGGACGACTGTGGACAAGGGCAAGGCCCTGATGCAGTCCCTCAGAGGCTTCACCAGCGGCTATGCCATTCCCCAGTATGTCATCGATACTCCGGGAGGAGGGGGGAAGGTTCCCATCCTTCCTGCTTACGAGGTTGGTCAGGATGAGCAGCATCTGTATCTGCGCAACTATGAGGGAAAGGTCTACTCCTATCCTACCGAACGGGAGCTGCAACGATGCTTGTTGGACTGACCTATGACCTCAAGGACGACTACCTTCAGGAGGGCTACGATGCTGAGCTGGTCAGCGAGTGCGACAGCTCTCTCACCATCGAAACATTGGAACAAACCCTTCGTGCGCTGGGGTATGAAACGATACGCATCGGCAATGTCAAAGCCTTGGTGGCCTATCTTGCCCAGGGAAAGCGATGTGATCTGGTATTCAATATTGCAGAGGGCCTTTTCGGTCTCTTGCGTGAGTCCCAGATTCCCGCCCTGCTTGACGCCTATCAGATCCCCTATGTCTTTTCCGACTCCTTTGTCCTGGCAATCTGTCTGCACAAGGCCTTTGCCAAGCAGGTGGTCTCCGACCATGGGGTGAACACCGCTCCGTTTTCCCTTATCCAGAATCTCTCGGATATCGCTCACATTCATCTTCCGTATCCACTTTTTCTCAAACCGGTGGCCGGGGGGACCGGTATCGGCATCAGCGCCCACTCCTTGGTGGAGAACAAGGAAGAGCTGGAGCGGGTTGCCCGCCATCTTTTGGACGCATATGCACAACCGGTACTGGTGGAGACCTACCTCACCGGCAGGGAGTTCACGGTAGGGATTACCGGAACGGGAGATGATGCTCAGAGCGTCGGGGTGATGGAGATCCTGGTTGATGCATCCTCCGACAAGGGCATCTACTCCTACAAGACCAAACAGGAGTACCTGAGCTGTACCCGCTACGTCAGGCCGGACGAGGAGGCAGCATGCTTGTGCGAGCAGGTTGCCCTGGGAGCGTGGAAAGCCCTTGGCTGTCGTGATGGCGGGAGGGTGGATGTCCGCATGGATGGGGAAGGGGTGGTCCATTTCCTGGAGGTGAACCCGCTCGCGGGCTTGCACCCGGTGGATTCGGATCTTCCGATCCTCAGTGCCATGCACGGCCTCTCCTATCAGGCTCTGCTTGCACGGATCATGCACTCGGCGTGCATCAGGAGCGGCCTATGCGTATCCTGATCCTTACCGATCGGCTGTCAAGCCAAGCAAGCCTTGACAGCAAGGATACCCAATTGCAGGCCAGCCAGGTCAG includes:
- a CDS encoding tocopherol cyclase family protein; protein product: MPNLYHPERFQGSADLLHYFEGWYFKLAIDEPHNEVVAIIPGIALGVDSHAFIQVISSKERRSWYVRFPLDSFQAGKKGFSVTVGNNHFSRSSITLSLHQSDLDLEANLHLIDLQPFPVTVSSVGVMGWFAYLPAMECKHGVVATRGSAEGSLRLNNRTVPINSSKVYVEKDWGKSFPKAYIWMQANCFADPKTSVMLSIARIPYLGLRFTGFLGFVQLGDELIRLGTYTSSKIRSLHSSDEEAKVVIEKGGKLFTFTARMGSGSHLASPRNGAMDEKIVESVDGLISLTITDRSGSMIYSDESKLAGIELYKSGTLEQVAAMEAEKKV
- a CDS encoding KamA family radical SAM protein produces the protein MGQFNTNEHVIIDDVEPPLIRRGEPSGSPQPHHQDSCLPDAQYPLEGRIEQFRNHHFPDATDAMWNDWHWQLFHRVTTYQDLCRYLEPTEEEKLALSQASTLFPFSVTPYYLSLIDPTDTQGALRKCVIPSILEADKTSGESDDPLSEEHTTKVQGLVHRYPDRVLFLTTSFCSTYCRYCTRSRMVGGHTENLLKHWEEALSYIEEHTEVRDVLISGGDPLTLSDDKLSYLLGRLGAIDHVEMVRIGTKVPMVMPQRITEELLAVLKTCKPLYISIHATHPDEMTKEAAKACDALADAGVVLGSQTVLLKGVNDSAETLKTLFHKLLRHRVRPYYLYQCDPISGSAHFRTTVDKGKALMQSLRGFTSGYAIPQYVIDTPGGGGKVPILPAYEVGQDEQHLYLRNYEGKVYSYPTERELQRCLLD
- a CDS encoding ATP-grasp domain-containing protein — protein: MLVGLTYDLKDDYLQEGYDAELVSECDSSLTIETLEQTLRALGYETIRIGNVKALVAYLAQGKRCDLVFNIAEGLFGLLRESQIPALLDAYQIPYVFSDSFVLAICLHKAFAKQVVSDHGVNTAPFSLIQNLSDIAHIHLPYPLFLKPVAGGTGIGISAHSLVENKEELERVARHLLDAYAQPVLVETYLTGREFTVGITGTGDDAQSVGVMEILVDASSDKGIYSYKTKQEYLSCTRYVRPDEEAACLCEQVALGAWKALGCRDGGRVDVRMDGEGVVHFLEVNPLAGLHPVDSDLPILSAMHGLSYQALLARIMHSACIRSGLCVS